In the Rhizobium sp. BT03 genome, one interval contains:
- a CDS encoding AraC family transcriptional regulator, with amino-acid sequence MTESLFSKPDEGTLVKDNFIEGSDPERLLPLISSPLASSDLAQHDSRSLNSRCSRISLDGFGVADAHHEGAFSVMIDSPVDVVTVFLPASGNAVFHWSGQQVESPHVANAPLNARQDGIRSQLSLTIDTQSLRDKLSRMLDRTISGNLQIQPTLDLASSAGTLMRELALSAHRGLSAGGALRQCPSAYSSLLDAIEYLLIESCMHRYTDELRRPSPSPTPRHVKRAMEFMEEHMAQPISLNDIAAAAKVSVRTLQHGFRQFRNTSPTMHLRDLRMCAARQELLQNGAKISVSEIALKWGFTHLGRFAAEYKRRYGELPSKTVHMSDVLPHRRSMCASQASPPES; translated from the coding sequence ATGACCGAAAGTTTGTTCAGCAAGCCCGATGAAGGGACCTTAGTGAAAGACAACTTTATCGAGGGCTCCGATCCCGAACGTCTTTTGCCTTTGATATCATCGCCCCTGGCGTCCTCTGACCTTGCTCAACACGACAGTAGATCGCTTAACTCTCGCTGCAGTCGAATTTCCCTTGATGGTTTTGGCGTTGCGGATGCCCATCATGAAGGGGCGTTCTCGGTCATGATAGATTCCCCAGTTGACGTCGTAACGGTCTTCCTGCCGGCGTCCGGGAATGCAGTCTTTCATTGGTCTGGGCAACAGGTAGAGTCGCCGCATGTTGCAAATGCTCCGCTGAATGCCCGACAAGATGGCATAAGATCTCAACTGTCATTGACGATCGATACGCAATCCTTGCGTGACAAGCTTTCTCGCATGCTCGATCGGACGATCAGCGGAAATCTGCAAATTCAGCCGACCCTTGATCTTGCATCGAGCGCGGGAACGCTCATGCGAGAACTAGCCCTGTCTGCCCATCGCGGCCTCAGTGCCGGGGGGGCTCTGCGACAATGCCCGTCGGCCTATAGCTCGCTCCTCGACGCGATAGAGTACCTTTTGATCGAAAGCTGTATGCATCGCTATACCGATGAACTTCGTCGTCCGTCTCCGTCTCCCACGCCTCGCCACGTGAAACGGGCAATGGAGTTTATGGAAGAGCATATGGCTCAACCCATTTCCCTTAACGATATCGCCGCTGCGGCCAAGGTCAGCGTGCGGACTTTGCAGCACGGCTTCCGACAATTTCGTAATACCAGCCCCACAATGCACCTCCGAGACTTGCGTATGTGCGCAGCTCGACAGGAACTGCTGCAAAACGGCGCTAAAATCAGCGTTTCGGAAATAGCGCTTAAGTGGGGCTTCACACACCTCGGCCGTTTTGCTGCAGAGTACAAGAGACGTTACGGCGAACTGCCATCTAAAACAGTGCATATGAGCGATGTTCTGCCGCATAGGCGATCTATGTGTGCTTCGCAGGCCTCTCCGCCCGAAAGCTGA
- a CDS encoding SDR family oxidoreductase, producing MIGASNPVGLCLARSFIEKGYRVAVGDANPADFASLAEGQGNNFLPVKVNPNRDVYVNSMADQVYLRWRRVDVLVNIVFRRNETTQTVTGSLSSANLGLDAVSNLIRVTGAFSSRLQGAELAVVDVAWFEETTSLEAEAVLQAALRTTTSAIARQYFGSGLRINAVHASDVNSTSSSENDVLRTVIHAVQFLANSELSGKLTGNVLEIDPRCR from the coding sequence TTGATAGGCGCGTCAAATCCTGTTGGTCTTTGTTTGGCGCGCTCATTTATAGAAAAAGGCTATCGGGTCGCCGTAGGCGACGCCAATCCCGCCGACTTCGCCTCCCTGGCTGAAGGCCAGGGAAACAATTTTTTACCGGTCAAAGTCAACCCGAACAGAGACGTTTACGTCAACTCAATGGCTGACCAGGTGTATTTGCGCTGGAGACGGGTCGACGTTCTGGTGAACATAGTTTTCCGCAGAAATGAAACAACCCAAACTGTAACGGGATCGCTATCCAGCGCGAATCTGGGGCTTGATGCCGTATCCAATCTAATCAGAGTTACAGGTGCCTTTAGCTCTCGACTTCAGGGCGCGGAGCTTGCCGTAGTGGACGTCGCATGGTTCGAAGAGACGACCTCGCTGGAAGCAGAAGCCGTCCTTCAAGCGGCGTTGCGCACTACTACCTCCGCAATTGCTAGGCAATATTTCGGTTCCGGGCTGAGGATAAATGCTGTACACGCCAGCGATGTGAACTCTACGTCTTCAAGCGAAAATGACGTGCTTCGAACAGTGATCCACGCCGTGCAATTCCTGGCGAATTCGGAACTGTCCGGAAAGCTGACAGGGAACGTGCTGGAGATCGATCCTCGGTGCAGATAG
- a CDS encoding methyl-accepting chemotaxis protein, translated as MFVDRLLSTFTIRAKVLLVLVPLILILAAVGGVGLKATGLLQSRLRLSNEVLQTLSGFRSVAESMNRFLAQSSTEYRDEALTSLNGQSATMQSLQEAAAGSGSETGALENSVSAMSVISGSIGRMWSLHNDEESVRSDIVSNLSKIKEVGGALKLAAVDVRSQVRNQENSGKTMLREATRSLDTASVMQHMAEDLVSLPDGAKQPPTVAQQGLVIKKSLKTVKRVVSTADEQAVTKIERTIAKLIANPEFVDPSTRLAGSDLQSFATNLRVDAIQHMIEGTNAIRALDKALTDSEMLVATATTIGQDADSIEIEINNLFRTANAENQQRLVEQLTKLARDTVAVGGVASSISGFDKMQEDLFAQVDSIQENTEKLVKIAEARQAQYSEADKTGQEIWKNLVTFAATQENDARNESNLARLLSTIATVSGVLVALAAGAGLMATLRAPIERIAKRMQELAKGDLRSQIVGRDRRDEIGEMARALEVFRENAVSKMDIETRTEADRKTVEQERMDRERERAQMEEEVATAVTILGEALSRLARGDISQEIDRQFHPNLEPLRRDFNHSLSILRETVSHIDENTNQIQWGTSELFKASDDLSRRTELQAASLEEAAAAVEQVTVTVRKSSENAYETQAFVSVVKEHAEGAATIVTDAINAMGRIEDASHKIGQIIGLIDTIAFQTNLLALNAGVEAARAGDAGKGFAVVAQEVRELAQKSSAAAREIRHLISESSSEVAIGSDYVGKAGEALHNITASILKISDRIDQIVNSSREQAASLAEINNNVNVLDQGTQQNAAMAEQTNAAAKTLSDQTNELSERLASFKLTEDKSTRRVRLVA; from the coding sequence ATGTTCGTCGATCGCCTGTTATCCACCTTTACCATAAGAGCAAAGGTGTTATTGGTACTTGTACCCTTGATCCTGATATTGGCGGCAGTTGGTGGGGTCGGCTTAAAAGCAACTGGCTTGCTTCAGTCTCGTCTTCGGCTTTCAAATGAGGTTCTTCAGACCTTGAGCGGGTTTCGAAGTGTCGCGGAAAGCATGAACCGCTTTTTGGCGCAAAGCTCAACGGAGTACCGAGATGAGGCGCTGACAAGTTTAAACGGGCAGAGCGCAACCATGCAGTCGCTCCAGGAAGCGGCGGCAGGTAGCGGGAGCGAAACTGGTGCGCTCGAAAACAGTGTATCGGCAATGTCCGTTATCTCGGGCAGCATCGGCCGCATGTGGTCTTTGCATAATGACGAGGAATCCGTTCGCAGCGACATTGTTTCCAACTTGTCGAAGATCAAGGAGGTCGGAGGCGCCCTTAAATTGGCTGCGGTTGATGTGCGCTCACAAGTACGCAATCAGGAGAACTCCGGGAAAACCATGCTCCGGGAGGCTACCCGCTCACTCGATACGGCATCAGTTATGCAACACATGGCGGAAGACTTGGTGAGCTTGCCGGACGGAGCGAAGCAGCCTCCGACTGTCGCCCAGCAAGGGCTTGTGATCAAAAAGTCGCTAAAAACAGTTAAGCGGGTAGTCTCGACTGCTGACGAGCAGGCCGTTACTAAAATTGAGAGGACTATCGCCAAGCTAATCGCCAACCCCGAATTTGTCGACCCTTCCACACGGCTTGCCGGCTCTGACCTACAGAGCTTTGCGACGAACCTGCGAGTGGATGCGATCCAGCACATGATTGAAGGAACAAATGCGATCCGGGCGTTGGATAAAGCGTTGACGGATTCCGAAATGCTTGTTGCGACGGCGACAACGATCGGCCAGGACGCCGATTCGATCGAAATCGAAATCAATAACCTGTTCCGTACAGCCAACGCAGAGAATCAGCAGCGCCTCGTTGAGCAACTTACAAAATTGGCGCGTGACACCGTGGCAGTTGGAGGCGTTGCCAGCTCGATATCTGGCTTCGATAAAATGCAGGAAGATCTATTCGCCCAGGTGGATTCTATCCAAGAGAACACAGAGAAGCTGGTCAAGATAGCGGAAGCCCGCCAAGCGCAATATTCTGAGGCGGACAAAACCGGTCAGGAGATCTGGAAAAACCTCGTAACTTTTGCAGCAACTCAGGAAAACGATGCTCGCAATGAAAGCAATCTTGCCCGCTTGCTGTCAACTATCGCCACAGTGTCCGGCGTCTTGGTAGCCTTGGCGGCTGGCGCCGGCCTGATGGCGACACTTCGCGCCCCGATCGAACGGATCGCGAAGCGCATGCAAGAGCTGGCAAAGGGCGATCTTCGATCGCAGATTGTCGGACGTGACCGGAGAGACGAAATAGGTGAAATGGCTCGCGCACTCGAGGTTTTCCGTGAAAATGCTGTCTCGAAGATGGACATCGAGACACGAACGGAAGCCGATAGGAAAACCGTTGAACAGGAGCGGATGGATCGTGAACGCGAACGCGCTCAGATGGAGGAGGAGGTCGCAACTGCCGTCACCATTCTAGGAGAGGCGTTATCTCGATTGGCGCGTGGCGACATCTCTCAAGAAATTGACCGCCAATTCCATCCCAATCTTGAGCCGCTGAGGCGCGATTTCAATCACTCGCTTTCGATCCTGAGAGAGACAGTGTCTCATATCGACGAGAATACCAATCAAATTCAATGGGGAACCAGCGAGCTTTTCAAAGCCTCAGATGATCTGTCGCGGCGAACTGAATTGCAAGCCGCCTCACTGGAGGAGGCTGCGGCCGCCGTCGAACAGGTGACGGTCACGGTCAGAAAATCATCCGAGAATGCCTATGAAACCCAGGCTTTCGTGTCCGTTGTTAAAGAACACGCCGAGGGTGCGGCAACCATTGTGACCGATGCGATCAACGCAATGGGCAGAATAGAAGACGCGTCCCACAAGATCGGCCAAATCATTGGTTTGATCGATACGATTGCGTTCCAGACAAATCTTTTGGCACTAAATGCTGGTGTCGAGGCGGCTCGTGCTGGAGATGCCGGAAAGGGTTTTGCAGTCGTAGCCCAGGAAGTGCGCGAACTTGCCCAGAAATCATCAGCTGCAGCCCGCGAGATTCGCCACCTGATTTCGGAATCCTCTTCGGAGGTGGCGATCGGCTCAGATTACGTGGGGAAAGCAGGTGAGGCGTTACACAACATAACGGCGTCGATCTTGAAGATTTCCGATCGGATTGATCAAATCGTCAATTCGAGCCGCGAGCAAGCGGCGTCCCTCGCCGAGATCAACAATAACGTCAATGTACTTGACCAGGGAACACAACAAAACGCTGCCATGGCCGAGCAGACAAATGCCGCGGCAAAGACTCTCTCGGATCAGACTAACGAACTCAGCGAGCGGCTCGCTTCATTCAAATTGACCGAAGATAAGTCGACGCGTCGGGTTAGGTTAGTGGCGTAA
- a CDS encoding ABC transporter substrate-binding protein has translation MLRDTRGIKSVRIREITRAIILITGLVIPSVAAAGGLTELPREERKTYELLDPKLPTGESVFRTFKAQRAPPWKIGYASTYADNSWRASILDEFTNKIVPAFKKAGLVSEFIVTQSNLEDAVQIRQMRQMVDDGVDAIIICCSNLTALNPTIEYAYSKGVPVFSYSGYVTSPFAVNATENNMQGGFEAAKWLAEEIEGSGNVLLVSGISGFASSDSFDVGAKKALEYYPEIKIVGHVDGKWTDKVAQAEVQKFLAANPGRIDGIIVQSGAENGVINAVRQSGRDMIPIVLGGEASAACYWRRNPDFVSKSFHFWPPRSEAGFVWDVMMRTLEGQGPKIQTILRPAIPSTIEDVMADLPADCDPNSEDWIEPKNTAWWSASAAAKYFDNPADPLSWKPAD, from the coding sequence ATGCTCAGAGACACGAGAGGTATCAAATCCGTGCGCATACGTGAAATTACAAGAGCCATTATTCTAATCACCGGCTTGGTGATCCCTTCTGTAGCGGCCGCCGGTGGCCTTACGGAATTGCCGCGGGAGGAACGAAAAACCTACGAGTTGCTCGATCCAAAGTTGCCTACAGGTGAATCTGTCTTCCGCACGTTTAAGGCACAGCGAGCACCGCCGTGGAAAATTGGGTACGCATCGACATATGCTGACAATTCTTGGCGTGCGAGTATTCTTGATGAGTTCACAAACAAGATTGTTCCAGCTTTCAAGAAAGCGGGGCTGGTCTCCGAGTTCATCGTCACCCAGTCAAATCTTGAAGACGCTGTCCAGATCAGGCAGATGCGGCAGATGGTAGACGACGGCGTTGATGCAATTATTATCTGCTGTTCGAACCTCACGGCGCTTAATCCTACGATAGAGTATGCGTATTCAAAAGGAGTGCCTGTGTTCTCGTACTCTGGTTACGTAACATCGCCGTTCGCCGTCAACGCAACTGAGAACAACATGCAAGGCGGGTTTGAGGCGGCGAAGTGGCTCGCTGAAGAAATCGAAGGAAGTGGCAATGTGCTTCTCGTTTCGGGGATCTCCGGCTTTGCCTCCTCGGACAGCTTTGACGTCGGCGCAAAGAAGGCTCTGGAGTATTATCCCGAGATAAAGATCGTAGGTCATGTCGACGGGAAGTGGACAGACAAGGTCGCGCAGGCCGAGGTGCAAAAATTCCTTGCAGCGAATCCCGGTCGAATTGATGGTATTATCGTTCAGTCGGGAGCTGAGAATGGTGTTATCAACGCGGTGCGCCAGTCCGGGCGCGACATGATCCCAATCGTTCTAGGGGGCGAAGCTTCGGCAGCCTGTTACTGGCGACGGAACCCCGACTTCGTAAGCAAGAGTTTTCATTTCTGGCCGCCGCGCTCTGAGGCGGGTTTCGTATGGGACGTAATGATGCGAACTCTTGAGGGACAGGGCCCCAAAATTCAGACAATCCTGCGGCCAGCAATTCCCAGTACCATAGAGGATGTAATGGCGGATTTGCCAGCTGATTGCGATCCTAACTCTGAGGATTGGATCGAGCCGAAGAATACAGCTTGGTGGTCTGCCAGCGCTGCTGCTAAATATTTCGATAACCCAGCGGATCCGCTCTCCTGGAAGCCGGCCGATTGA
- a CDS encoding EAL domain-containing protein, which translates to MNSTLQPLWQRSFFQKRRNRRRDEALHHDTSADRGALLEALIGVLPLPIFFKDLHGRYVGCNKVFEDLLGRSRDEIIGNTDFDLSSTQLAEIYSIEEKGLLERGGAQVSERKIALANGAILDVVCNKAVFRGHDDEPAGLIGVIIDITEHKLAEQELKNALELAQGIVTAIPDVLFEVDEDGRYLQVWTRNPELLAQQREMLLGRTVDQVLAPDQAAIAMEALRTASSEGVAYGRCISVSLPNGETRWFELSVARRPSADPDAATTLLAFSRDVTERRQAEDAINSVRTQLLSVLQTIPDMVWVKNVDGVHLLCNHAFERLTGKSEAEVVGKTDLELFGAERAHISGKSDEATIEAGGILIDENWVVSPENGQSILLETRKLAVLGAGGEVTGVLGVSRDVTELNASREKIRQMAFYDPVTSLPNRLLFNERLQKVVSDASSQRRRTGVMLIDIDHFKVVNDTMGHPVGDQLLCQVATRLKKSVRDLDTVARLGGDEFAILLPEIQTTDDLDWVACSILERFKESFLLDGKEVYVSCSVGIAISPDDSTDVNDLVKYADSAMYLAKRSGRNSFRFYSKDLTVGVEERMQLESELRRAIEREELELHYQPKVLLDSGVMIGSEALLRWPHPEMGMIPPVRFIPVAEDTGLIVELGRWVLREACKTAKELNADCHHLHKIAVNLSGKQFQCSRLVNEIAAILGETGCRAEWIEIEITESLLLDRKGETLQTLLKLRQMGFSIAIDDFGTGYSALNYLARFPIDTLKIDRSFINSSDKRNEELVKAILSIAQCLGQDVVAEGVETAEQAAFLAANGCGSAQGFFYSKALPKMELIALWVRASATGFVSDRYAASR; encoded by the coding sequence ATGAATTCGACTTTACAACCGCTTTGGCAACGCTCCTTTTTTCAGAAAAGGCGCAATCGCCGGAGAGACGAAGCGCTGCATCATGATACCTCAGCCGACCGAGGAGCGCTGCTTGAAGCATTGATCGGCGTGTTGCCCCTCCCAATTTTCTTCAAAGATCTGCACGGTCGCTATGTCGGTTGCAACAAGGTTTTCGAAGATCTCCTCGGTCGCTCGCGCGACGAGATCATCGGGAATACAGATTTTGATCTCAGTTCAACGCAACTGGCGGAAATTTATTCTATTGAAGAGAAAGGCCTTCTTGAAAGGGGTGGAGCCCAAGTCTCCGAGCGTAAGATCGCTCTCGCAAACGGCGCCATCCTGGATGTTGTCTGCAACAAGGCAGTTTTCAGAGGTCACGACGACGAGCCCGCGGGTCTGATTGGCGTTATCATCGACATAACCGAACACAAGTTGGCGGAGCAGGAACTCAAAAACGCTCTCGAACTAGCCCAAGGGATCGTCACCGCTATTCCAGACGTTCTGTTTGAGGTCGACGAGGATGGGCGATATCTTCAGGTCTGGACCAGAAATCCCGAACTACTAGCCCAGCAGCGGGAAATGCTACTGGGTAGGACGGTCGACCAAGTTCTTGCGCCTGATCAAGCGGCTATTGCAATGGAGGCGCTTCGAACTGCAAGCAGTGAAGGAGTTGCCTACGGTCGATGCATTAGCGTATCCTTGCCAAACGGCGAGACCCGATGGTTCGAGTTGTCGGTGGCTAGACGACCAAGCGCCGATCCTGACGCCGCCACCACGCTCCTGGCATTTTCGCGTGATGTCACGGAACGAAGGCAGGCGGAAGACGCCATCAACTCCGTGCGGACGCAATTGCTAAGTGTGCTGCAAACCATTCCTGACATGGTTTGGGTAAAGAATGTCGATGGCGTACACCTGTTGTGCAATCATGCATTTGAGCGGCTGACCGGGAAATCGGAGGCGGAGGTCGTTGGAAAAACGGACCTTGAATTGTTCGGGGCTGAGAGAGCTCACATTTCCGGAAAATCTGATGAGGCCACGATCGAAGCCGGTGGCATACTTATCGACGAGAATTGGGTGGTTTCCCCGGAGAACGGTCAGTCCATTCTTCTCGAAACACGTAAACTTGCGGTCCTCGGCGCCGGGGGAGAGGTTACAGGAGTCCTCGGGGTCTCTCGCGATGTCACGGAACTGAACGCCTCGCGGGAAAAAATCAGGCAAATGGCCTTTTACGATCCGGTGACTTCTTTGCCGAACCGCTTGCTGTTTAACGAGCGATTGCAAAAGGTCGTCAGTGACGCGTCGTCTCAACGTCGGCGGACAGGGGTAATGCTGATTGACATCGACCATTTCAAAGTCGTGAACGATACGATGGGTCACCCTGTGGGTGATCAACTACTCTGCCAGGTCGCTACCCGGCTTAAGAAATCTGTCCGCGATCTCGACACGGTTGCGCGTCTCGGCGGCGACGAGTTCGCGATTCTGTTGCCGGAAATCCAGACAACCGACGATCTCGATTGGGTTGCGTGCTCGATCCTCGAGAGATTCAAGGAATCTTTCCTATTGGATGGCAAGGAAGTCTACGTGTCATGCAGTGTAGGCATCGCGATCTCGCCCGACGACAGCACAGATGTCAACGATCTGGTGAAATACGCCGACTCTGCGATGTATCTTGCCAAACGCTCGGGGAGAAACAGTTTTCGCTTTTATTCGAAGGATTTGACTGTGGGCGTGGAGGAGCGCATGCAGTTGGAATCTGAATTGCGCCGCGCTATCGAGCGCGAAGAATTGGAGCTGCACTACCAGCCCAAGGTGCTTCTGGACAGCGGCGTAATGATAGGATCGGAAGCGTTGTTGAGATGGCCTCATCCCGAGATGGGCATGATTCCGCCGGTTCGATTCATTCCGGTCGCTGAGGATACCGGGCTGATCGTTGAACTCGGGCGATGGGTGCTGCGTGAAGCGTGCAAGACGGCGAAGGAGCTGAACGCCGATTGCCACCACCTGCACAAGATTGCAGTCAACCTTTCGGGTAAGCAATTCCAATGCTCACGGTTGGTAAACGAGATCGCTGCAATCCTCGGTGAAACCGGTTGCCGCGCGGAATGGATCGAAATCGAAATCACGGAGAGTCTGCTTCTCGATCGGAAGGGCGAGACCCTGCAGACGCTTCTTAAGCTGCGTCAAATGGGATTTTCGATTGCTATCGATGATTTTGGCACCGGTTACTCGGCGCTCAACTATCTAGCCCGCTTCCCGATCGACACGCTGAAGATCGATCGGTCATTCATAAATAGCTCGGACAAAAGGAACGAAGAATTGGTCAAAGCGATTCTGTCCATTGCACAATGTCTTGGGCAGGACGTGGTGGCGGAAGGTGTTGAGACCGCCGAGCAGGCAGCATTTCTCGCAGCGAACGGATGCGGTTCGGCGCAAGGCTTCTTTTACAGCAAGGCCCTGCCGAAGATGGAATTGATCGCTCTTTGGGTGCGCGCGTCCGCCACCGGCTTCGTTTCAGATCGTTACGCCGCTTCGCGATGA
- a CDS encoding MBL fold metallo-hydrolase — MSLSMHHLAKLPYFYPFEFGDGKITVLSDGPLELGDPRLNFLGVEPRTVSLMLEDNFLPTNKVVLEQNVPLVEINGRTILFDTGMGSSKAFGPTTGRLLASLREAGRDPTEIDAVVLSHAHIDHIGGLCDANGRLNFPNADIFISERDFTDWTDGSSIDSSFQFQIDNARRNLLPHKDRTFFFKDGEEFLPGVHAISAPGHTLGHHCFMLQSGNDRLCFLGDLTHHHILLMERPMMEFRYDTDPKLSARSRTRVLDMLATDRIAVMSYHFAWPGAGHVVRNGDGFRYIPSPMQLLAHR, encoded by the coding sequence GTGTCTCTTAGTATGCATCACCTGGCCAAGCTTCCGTATTTTTATCCGTTCGAATTTGGCGATGGAAAAATCACGGTACTGTCCGACGGGCCGTTAGAGCTAGGAGATCCTCGCCTGAACTTCTTGGGGGTAGAGCCACGCACGGTCAGCCTGATGCTAGAGGACAATTTCCTGCCAACGAACAAAGTTGTACTCGAGCAAAACGTGCCGCTTGTTGAGATAAATGGAAGAACAATTCTATTTGATACCGGGATGGGGTCTTCCAAAGCTTTCGGGCCCACCACAGGTCGACTCCTAGCCAGCCTGAGAGAGGCAGGTCGAGATCCGACGGAGATCGATGCGGTGGTTCTGTCGCACGCCCATATCGATCATATCGGCGGTCTGTGCGATGCCAATGGAAGGTTAAATTTCCCGAACGCCGACATCTTCATCAGTGAGCGAGACTTCACGGACTGGACGGACGGGTCGTCGATCGATTCTTCATTTCAATTTCAAATCGATAACGCTCGGCGAAACCTGCTTCCCCACAAGGATCGGACCTTCTTTTTCAAAGACGGCGAGGAGTTCTTGCCGGGCGTTCACGCGATTTCGGCCCCCGGCCACACGCTCGGTCATCATTGTTTTATGCTGCAGTCGGGAAACGATCGCCTCTGTTTTCTCGGCGACCTTACGCACCATCATATCCTGTTGATGGAGAGGCCGATGATGGAATTCCGATACGACACGGACCCGAAGCTGTCAGCTAGATCCCGCACGCGCGTGCTTGATATGCTGGCGACAGATCGCATTGCGGTAATGTCCTATCACTTCGCATGGCCAGGTGCCGGGCATGTGGTGCGAAACGGAGACGGATTCCGCTATATCCCCTCTCCAATGCAGTTGCTTGCACATCGATAA
- a CDS encoding zinc-dependent alcohol dehydrogenase family protein produces the protein MQMRSVILRESGLPKPYSNSKPLKIELVELTPPGPMEVLVKIKAAGVCHSDLSAINGDRPRPLPVALGHEASGVVAAIGPSVEKVEVGDHVVMSFLPVCGHCSYCAEGRASLCEPGYQANAAGTLLSGGKHIRLRGYEINHHSGVSAFSEYAVVSASSVVKVTKDIDLATAALFGCAVMTGVGAVMNTCGVRPGRSVAVIGLGGVGLSAILGAVASGASDIVAIDLIQAKLDLAKELGATKTFLATSPNIVAQVKGATSGGVDYAIEMAGSKKAFELAYEITRRGGMTATAGLASANSRFEVSPLPLVGEERTIKGSYMGSCVPSRDIPRYIDLYLKGKLPVDKLLSSTGPLDEINEVFDRLDRAEINRHLVLMD, from the coding sequence ATGCAGATGCGTTCGGTAATCCTCAGGGAGTCGGGTCTGCCGAAGCCCTATTCAAATTCGAAACCTCTTAAGATTGAGCTTGTGGAACTGACGCCGCCTGGCCCCATGGAGGTGTTGGTCAAGATCAAGGCTGCCGGTGTCTGCCACTCTGACCTGTCCGCAATCAATGGGGACAGACCGCGTCCGCTTCCAGTCGCTCTAGGCCATGAGGCATCTGGCGTCGTCGCAGCAATCGGACCGAGTGTCGAGAAGGTTGAGGTTGGTGACCATGTAGTCATGTCATTTCTGCCGGTTTGTGGCCATTGCTCATATTGCGCTGAAGGCCGCGCCAGCCTCTGCGAACCGGGCTACCAGGCCAATGCTGCAGGAACGCTTCTATCCGGCGGCAAGCACATCCGTTTGAGAGGATACGAAATTAACCACCATAGCGGCGTTTCTGCGTTTTCCGAATATGCTGTCGTGTCGGCGAGCTCGGTAGTCAAAGTGACCAAAGATATCGATTTGGCGACAGCTGCTCTCTTCGGCTGTGCCGTTATGACCGGCGTTGGAGCTGTGATGAACACGTGTGGGGTCCGCCCAGGCCGTAGTGTGGCGGTAATCGGGCTCGGCGGCGTAGGCCTTTCGGCGATACTTGGCGCTGTTGCGAGCGGTGCAAGCGATATCGTGGCGATCGACCTAATCCAAGCGAAGCTGGATCTTGCCAAGGAGCTGGGAGCGACGAAGACTTTTTTGGCCACCTCGCCGAATATTGTTGCCCAAGTAAAAGGCGCGACAAGCGGCGGGGTAGACTACGCGATAGAGATGGCTGGATCCAAAAAGGCATTCGAGCTTGCATATGAGATTACCCGGCGCGGAGGGATGACCGCTACGGCCGGACTGGCCAGCGCAAATTCCCGTTTCGAGGTTTCGCCCTTGCCGTTGGTCGGAGAGGAGAGAACGATCAAGGGCAGCTATATGGGTTCCTGCGTGCCATCGCGCGACATACCCCGCTATATCGACCTTTACCTCAAAGGTAAGCTGCCAGTGGACAAATTGCTGTCGAGCACTGGCCCCCTTGATGAGATCAATGAGGTTTTCGACCGTCTTGACAGGGCCGAGATCAATCGACACCTAGTCTTGATGGACTGA
- a CDS encoding N-acyl homoserine lactonase family protein, whose translation MAGRILLNEWTVLAIHYGTAQRPVSDLILETNDIHDRPSQIDYFVWLIRLEDRLILVDTGFEAGEGAARGRTLLIHPVAALSSLGIKSSEITDVVVTHLHYDHAGNLPAFPNATFHIQDREMAYGTGRCMCHERMRRPFATEGVVDAVRLVFQSRVRFHDGDGEIVPGCRVHLVGGHSKGLQVVTVATGGALLVIASDALHFQHYLENDGAFPLFADYLEVIEGYNKLRVLAGANGLIIPGHDPEVLQKFSPLAPDLQFARVLL comes from the coding sequence ATGGCGGGGAGAATTCTCTTGAACGAGTGGACAGTGCTCGCCATCCATTACGGCACCGCGCAAAGACCAGTAAGTGACCTGATACTAGAGACGAATGACATTCATGATCGTCCATCACAAATCGACTACTTCGTGTGGCTGATCCGTCTCGAGGACCGATTAATTCTTGTTGACACTGGTTTCGAAGCCGGAGAGGGCGCGGCCAGAGGGCGGACCCTCTTGATCCATCCGGTGGCAGCACTGAGCAGCCTTGGCATCAAATCCAGCGAAATTACTGATGTCGTTGTGACACACCTGCACTACGATCACGCCGGAAACCTCCCGGCCTTTCCTAACGCCACTTTTCACATTCAGGATCGGGAGATGGCGTATGGAACGGGGCGGTGTATGTGCCATGAGCGAATGCGTCGGCCTTTTGCTACAGAAGGTGTCGTCGACGCGGTCCGGCTCGTTTTTCAGTCACGGGTACGGTTCCATGATGGGGATGGGGAAATTGTTCCTGGATGCAGGGTGCATCTGGTTGGCGGTCACTCGAAAGGTTTGCAAGTTGTTACGGTGGCAACAGGCGGCGCTTTGCTGGTTATCGCTTCCGACGCGCTTCATTTCCAGCACTATCTTGAAAATGACGGCGCGTTTCCCCTGTTTGCAGATTACCTAGAGGTCATCGAGGGTTACAACAAGCTCCGCGTCCTTGCCGGAGCAAACGGACTCATCATTCCGGGTCATGACCCTGAGGTGCTACAGAAATTTTCTCCCCTTGCGCCAGACCTCCAGTTCGCTAGAGTTCTCCTGTGA